The genomic interval cccatatgttttcaatgcagaactatgtttgcaaccttgcaatctCAACACCTTTTTCGTCTTTCAAACCTTGACATGAACAATTAAATTCCTTTAATTGAAGTTCATTAGTATGAGAAAAACACCTTTTCTCACACTAAATCCCTTGGCATGTGCATATtgacaatataataaataaacatCTATACTGTTCACAATCGTATCCACTTGTAGCTTACTTTCCAAAACATCTATAATAGAGTTTTCAATTTGTACCTTGACATTTTTTGGCATAGATAAATCAGGGACTCCATTGTAATTCTGAAATCTGATCATTTTCAGCTTCTTGACCGTAGTCCCCGTCTAACTCTTCAAGTGACAATGAATTATTATCTTTCATTTTCCATTGTGAATGTTATCTTCACTGTAAAAAATGTTCGAAATCTCAAAACCACTAGAATCTGGCAGTAGCAGTGGTTCAAAATAGTGAGGAAATTTTTTTTACCCCTTTTATACTGTAGGGGAGGGGAGTTCGTTGGCAATGGATGGAATCTCTGTGACGAGAGAACGGTCGGATATGGAATGTCAAAAAAAAATGACAGGCTAAAAAAATAAGATGTTTCTCTTTCAAATGAGAACTCCTTTCTTACCGTAAACAAAATGGAGAGAATCTTGAACAGCGACGGCGGGACTACGTTGTTTTTTGGAGAGTTGCATTCATCGGGGATAAGTGGAAACTCTGTGATGAGAGAACGGGGATATGAAATTTACGATAAATTTTGATGGTCCAACTTCCCTAGTAATTATCGCTTCAAAAAATTCAACCAtggttgagttttgatttcaattaagggttttaaaaaggaaaaaaaaagatacATGTGTCAACAAATTAATGGTTCAAGCATTGCCTGCAGAGGTGAGATCGAACGAACCCAATTCATGGTCGTTCCCAGGTTATCTAAAAGAAGAGTTAATTTCACATAAATGAGCCTAATCTAGTTGGCCAaattaatcaagttttaaaatctCATTAATTGATCGATGATTTcataaactaatttatttttaCCCATATGGAAAATATAACGTAAGGAATTTAGGTTCATCCAGATCCACCGTCTGTTTATGAAGTTGTCCAGATCCACCGTCGATTCTTCATTCGGCCTTTCCCTGTAAGACAGAGTCGCAACTCATCGAGAAGGAAAACGCCAGCTTGGCTTCTCTTCGTTCGAGCAATATTATTGCCGACTCCGTCTACGAGTGACCAAGTTATACCCTGCAGTTATTGGGTATGACTACGGGCCCCACGGTATGCTAATAACCCAAACTGTTGCTGGGTTGGTGCACACGTAGGTTTCGCTTAAATATATGCTATGCGGACATAAAATTGttgagaaaatcctaagggggtttCTGCATCGGCGAGGGAAAAAGATTGATCGAGAGCTATGAATCCTGTGATCGCTTCACCGAATGAGGAGAAGATCTCGAATTCTAAGAGTACCGTTCGAGGTATGAGTTATGGCTTCTGATTTCTGTTCATGCGCGATCCTAACTTTTTTTCATGTGAAATCGTCTCTCACCTGTTAATATCATATCAGTTTTATGTTGAAATTAAAATGATTGATATCTCTGAAAAAGCTAATAATTTCTCACTTACATGTGTATGCTGATCGGAGATCTTAGTAGCTAGCAAATTTTTGTCTGAGAAAGAGTCTCTCAATACAAGCACATATTTTTTACCAAGTCGACATGACGACATACGCAGATATGCGATAACCAATGGTAAGAAGCAGTAGAGAAGGCGAGAAAGAGTAGGAATGAGGATAGGATCTCTCAAGAGTTAAAGCGATGGCTTAGAAACTTCGAGATGAGCCAGTTTCAAACTAATAGTTGTTTCCAGACTTTTTTTTCCCGGAATTAGGGTTGGTACTGATGGCAAGCAATTGATTCAATAGCAATTTTAAACTGATAGCTTCTTTAAAGTTAAGGTAAACGAGAatcttaatttattaaaaaatatcaaCCTTTTGTGATCCAATGAAAATGTAAAATCTAATATAAAGTAGAAGATTAGAATGATTCTTATGAGGTTAGAAGTATTAAATTAGAATATGTAGTCATTTTAAATATAAAACGGTAGAATATTGGGAACAAAAGGCAATATTTTTGAATCAATCTAAAAGTAGTTAGTTCTAGTGTTCTCAAATTAATTTCTACTGTAAGGCATCAGTAGGTTTTGGATGCTCTGTTGAATTACATGCTGCATTTTATGGGAGTGCATTAAGTTGCTTATTACGCTAACATAATGCAGGGAAGTTAAGTGATTTCTAACAGCACTATGTGGATTTGCACAATAATACTTTTTAGATTAGTTGCTTGTTGTGCTGACCAAAAGTAAAGGGGCGATTTTGGTTAATTCTGATGTTTTTATCaattcatgttttaaaaaatgcttttgtttttaatttaaataattaattaatctggATATTCTGGATGGTGATTATTGATGCTTCTATTTCAATTAGTCTGTAATTGTTTATATTATGCAAAAATTTACTTTTTTCAGGTTATCTATGTGTAACAATCTGTGCCTGGTCGTTTAAGATGTGCTATCAACCTAATTTCTatatttcttgtctttattttGTGTTTCCCATGAAAAAAAATTCCTGTTTTGGgttcttaaataattttcttattCGCATTGAGGATCATTTAAAGTTTGATGCAAGATATATTGCCGTTACTATATAAATAAACAAGATATTCTCATTGATGATAGGAGTTTTATAATCATGATTTCTTCTTTATTGGACTGGTACTTATTACTTATGGCTGGCTATATTGGTTCAAAACCTGCCTTGAGTTCTTGTGAAATGTTCTTTGCCCTTTAATTGAGACTTTtctatttataataaataatactCGTTGTTAATGTAATAGAGTGCCATTGCTTTTTGGCCTTCTGGTATCATATGATGGCCTTTATTTGCCATTTCCTCCtttttgaatttgaatgaattgattttttttattattagctacatagcataatttttttttgttaatatatGTTTTTAGTTGGCCTTGTTTATGAATCACCGACTCACTTTCTTACTTCTGTGCTTTTGTTCCACAGAAGCAGTTTATGCTGGACTTAAGACAGCTGCACTAACTGGTTCAATTGCTGCCGTGCCTACGGTGTGTTTTCTTTCTAATACTTCTCTATTTTCATCCTGAATTTTCCATACCTTCATTGTATATTGAATATGCTCGTGCCACGTCAGTTGAGAATTACCAAACTATTGAAATCTGTTACTCAATTTTCAATGTTAACATGGATCAACTGAGTACAACTCGATATTCACACTTGTTATTTCTATATTTCTCTCAATTTGGATTTTCCTGACTTTGACATTTTTGTTTCAGTTGGTTGGATGTCGTGTTATTCCTTGGGCCAAACGTAACCTCAAATACAATGCTCAAGCACTGATTATAACGGCAGGTTTGTTCTCTAAAGAATATTAGTCAATGCTGGTGGATTTCtcacttttgatttttttttgagaGTTAGATTACTCTATTTTAAATGTTGtatcttgaaaaaaaaatagcCTGAGTCTGTTGGTAAAATGTTTGTGTATGATGTAGGAAAGAGGAAGTACTAGTGCACATAAGTATCAAGATATGCATAGTTATTTAACGTGTGAGGCGCTCAAAAGTGCATAGATGTTGTAGAGCCTAAGGTGCTAGGTGCAAGGTGAGGCGCATGCCTTACCAAAATAAGGCGCTTTGGGTATAAATTTTTCCAATTCAAACATATATGAAGAATTTTTGCCAAAATATTTcactaataaaatttaaatatttcacaaactattaaacaataatgtaaatataaaattcattaACATTCAAATAGTTTATCTTTATAatcaaaattaaactttaaatacCTAAATCATCAAAATCTTCATCATTTTCCCCAATCATATCATTACCATCATTGTCGGTTGTTTCAGATTTGTATCTAAATCTTAATCGATTTTCTGTTTTACCTAGTAGTGCATTCAAAGGACAACATGTTGTATTTCAAAGACAACATATTGTATTTCAAAGAACAACACCACTGTAGTGCTGTATTTCAAAGAACACCATCACTGTGGTGTTGATTTTCAAAATACAACATCAAAGTGGTGCTAATTTTGGAAATCAGCACCAAAATCAGCATCAAAGTGGTGCAGATTTTTGAAAAGTAGCACCACATAGAAAATCAGTGAAATACGTTGGCGGTGAGGGAAGGTTGATATTGATTTTTTGTGGGAGAGGAAGAGTCACATTGAGAGAAAATCAATGAAATAAGTTTGCAAGAGACTAAGGCTGATGAAATCCTCTGTACCCCTACCCCTTGTCCGTTTCTAGACCAGGGGTATCTCATTGGTGAGATAAACTGGACCCTACATGTATAATCAGTGGGGTCTAGAAGATCCCACCAATGAATGGAGTGGTTCATCCTCTGGACCGCAAAGTACGGTCAAGAGGATCCGTCCTCGACTAAGGGAGTTGAAGTTCATTTTCTAGGGGAGGGGAAGAACCACGCAATAAAAATGTGTCGCATGTATGCAAGTTAAtgcaatataattaatttaaaggaTAATTAAAGGTATGGattgaactttaaaattaaacttcaatgAGGTGAGGAAAACCGCTCCTCAAGTGCTCCTTAACCTCTCAAAAGGCGTGCGATTAAGTGCGCTTCATTCAAGTACTGTGCCTGGTGTAAATGGTGTGCTTGGATGAACCTTGCGCCTAGGTGTAACCAGGTGCACGCATTTCATAACTATGAAGGTATGACCATTATCCATATACATCAATGAGACATGAGTTAAGAAACTTTTTAACCTTGCAGGCATGAACATAGTTAATATATGAAAACACAAACTTCCATGATTCTGTAACAACAAATCagtaaatgattttttttcttcttttttgagaACTTGTGCCCTCATGGGCCATTGACAATCTACATTTTTAGGATTTAGTA from Zingiber officinale cultivar Zhangliang chromosome 6B, Zo_v1.1, whole genome shotgun sequence carries:
- the LOC121989152 gene encoding early nodulin-93-like; its protein translation is MNPVIASPNEEKISNSKSTVREAVYAGLKTAALTGSIAAVPTLVGCRVIPWAKRNLKYNAQALIITAASISGFIITADKIILHSARGNTIGKYDKPE